Proteins from a single region of Demequina sp. NBRC 110054:
- a CDS encoding tetratricopeptide repeat protein produces the protein MTDLAWERRVAEFWAAADRSDPAVVLEAAEKMCVGAADGPAGLYELASAHDFVGDEEGAVPLYRRALEAGLDGMRRDEAVIQLASSLRNVGLPTEAVGLLQEEQVREELRPAAQAFLALALQDAGRCHEALSTALTALAPSLPLYQGAITRYAEGLRGR, from the coding sequence ATGACCGACCTGGCCTGGGAGCGCAGGGTCGCCGAGTTCTGGGCGGCCGCCGACCGGAGCGACCCGGCCGTGGTCCTCGAGGCCGCTGAGAAGATGTGCGTCGGCGCGGCGGACGGACCCGCGGGGCTGTACGAGCTCGCCTCCGCGCACGACTTCGTCGGCGACGAGGAGGGTGCCGTCCCTCTGTACCGCCGCGCGCTCGAGGCCGGTCTCGACGGAATGCGTCGCGACGAGGCGGTGATCCAGCTCGCAAGCTCGCTGCGCAACGTGGGCCTGCCGACCGAGGCGGTCGGGCTGCTTCAGGAGGAGCAGGTGCGCGAGGAGCTCCGTCCCGCGGCGCAGGCCTTCCTCGCGCTCGCCCTCCAGGACGCGGGGCGGTGTCACGAGGCGCTCTCGACGGCCCTCACCGCGCTCGCGCCGAGCCTTCCGCTGTATCAGGGCGCGATCACGCGCTACGCCGAGGGGCTTCGGGGGCGCTGA
- the secF gene encoding protein translocase subunit SecF — translation MAGNLAQWGNALHSGEKIYPIVRQRKRWFVISGALMALSIGSLLIFGVQLGIDFTGGSQFLVTTDSEDVSIAQEVGDEYAPDSEPLATTLGADRIKLSMGEVEIETAREITAALAEAYDVDEADVASTQIGPTWGAEVGKKALQGLVVFLVLVSIVMTLYFRAWRMAASGIIALLHDLVFTVGIYALIGFEITPASVIGFLTILGYSLYDTVVVFDKVRENTKDVLTQNRFTYGELANLALNQTLVRSINTSVVALLPVASILFIGSFVLGAGTLKDISLALFIGMAVGTYSSLFVATPLEVQLRTREEKIAKHTEKVLALRESGEAQVVVGDDGEVRVGALQPGEHLGTSAQPKRKHRK, via the coding sequence ATGGCCGGCAACCTCGCACAGTGGGGCAACGCCCTGCACTCGGGTGAGAAGATCTACCCGATCGTCCGTCAGCGCAAGCGCTGGTTCGTGATCTCCGGCGCCCTCATGGCGCTGTCGATCGGCTCGCTGCTCATCTTCGGCGTCCAGCTCGGCATCGACTTCACCGGCGGCAGCCAGTTCCTCGTGACGACGGACTCGGAGGACGTGTCGATCGCGCAGGAGGTCGGCGACGAGTACGCCCCCGACTCCGAGCCGCTCGCGACGACCCTCGGCGCCGACCGCATCAAGCTGTCGATGGGCGAGGTCGAGATCGAGACCGCGCGCGAGATCACGGCCGCGCTCGCCGAGGCCTACGACGTGGATGAGGCCGACGTCGCCTCCACGCAGATCGGCCCCACGTGGGGAGCCGAGGTCGGCAAGAAGGCCCTCCAGGGCCTCGTGGTCTTCCTCGTGCTCGTCTCGATCGTGATGACGCTGTACTTCCGCGCATGGCGCATGGCGGCGTCCGGAATCATCGCGCTGCTGCACGATCTCGTGTTCACGGTCGGCATCTACGCCCTGATCGGATTCGAGATCACCCCCGCGTCCGTGATCGGCTTCCTGACGATCCTCGGCTACTCGCTCTATGACACCGTCGTGGTCTTCGACAAGGTCCGAGAGAACACCAAGGACGTGCTCACGCAGAACCGCTTCACGTACGGCGAGCTCGCGAACCTCGCGCTCAACCAGACGCTCGTGCGCTCGATCAACACCTCCGTCGTGGCGCTGCTGCCCGTCGCATCGATCCTCTTCATCGGCTCGTTCGTGCTCGGCGCGGGAACCCTCAAGGACATCTCGCTCGCGCTGTTCATCGGTATGGCGGTCGGCACGTACTCGTCGCTGTTCGTGGCCACACCCCTCGAGGTGCAGCTGCGCACCCGCGAGGAGAAGATCGCGAAGCACACCGAGAAGGTGCTCGCGCTGCGCGAGTCGGGCGAGGCGCAGGTCGTCGTGGGTGACGACGGCGAGGTTCGCGTGGGCGCGCTGCAGCCGGGGGAGCACCTCGGCACGTCGGCGCAGCCCAAGCGAAAGCACCGCAAGTAG
- the ruvB gene encoding Holliday junction branch migration DNA helicase RuvB yields the protein MADELDDLERVVSAEADAIERSSEAALRPRNLDEFVGQRTVREQLSLVLRAAVGRGGTSDHVLLSGPPGLGKTTLAMIIAQEMGSTLRVTSGPAIAHAGDLAAILSSLDEGDVLFIDEIHRLARPAEEMLYLAMEDFRVDVVVGKGPGATSIPLTLPPFTAVGATTRAGLLPAPLRDRFGFTGHLDFYEPDELKAILVRSAGMLELSISHDAAGEIASRSRGTPRIANRLLRRVRDWAQVHGDGRATLSAARAALEVYEVDERGLDRLDRAVLGALCTRFGGGPVGLTTLAVAVGEEPETVETVAEPFLVREGLMSRSPRGRVATSLAWDHLGLHAPDRPIEGTGGSRLFD from the coding sequence GTGGCTGACGAGCTCGACGACCTGGAGCGCGTGGTGAGCGCCGAGGCGGACGCGATCGAGAGATCCTCCGAGGCCGCGCTGCGTCCGCGCAATCTCGACGAGTTCGTCGGCCAGCGCACGGTGCGTGAGCAGCTGTCGCTTGTGCTGCGCGCCGCGGTCGGACGCGGAGGCACCTCGGATCACGTGCTGCTCTCGGGCCCGCCCGGGCTCGGCAAGACCACGCTCGCGATGATCATCGCGCAGGAGATGGGCTCGACGCTGCGCGTCACCTCCGGCCCCGCGATCGCGCATGCGGGCGACCTCGCGGCGATCCTCAGCTCGCTCGACGAGGGCGACGTGCTCTTCATCGACGAGATCCACAGGCTCGCGCGGCCCGCCGAGGAGATGCTCTACCTCGCGATGGAGGACTTCCGGGTGGACGTCGTCGTCGGCAAGGGACCCGGCGCGACCTCGATCCCGCTCACGCTCCCGCCGTTCACTGCTGTCGGCGCGACGACGCGCGCGGGCCTGCTGCCCGCGCCGCTGCGCGACCGCTTCGGCTTCACAGGTCACCTGGACTTCTACGAGCCCGACGAGCTCAAGGCGATCCTCGTGCGCTCCGCTGGCATGCTCGAGCTGTCGATCTCCCACGACGCGGCGGGGGAGATCGCCTCACGCTCGCGCGGGACGCCTCGCATCGCGAACCGCTTGCTGCGCCGCGTGCGCGACTGGGCGCAGGTGCACGGCGACGGTCGTGCGACGCTCTCGGCCGCCCGCGCGGCACTCGAGGTGTACGAGGTCGACGAGCGGGGCCTCGACAGGCTCGACCGCGCGGTGCTGGGCGCGCTGTGCACGCGCTTCGGCGGCGGCCCCGTGGGGCTCACCACGCTCGCGGTCGCCGTCGGCGAGGAGCCCGAGACCGTGGAGACGGTCGCCGAGCCGTTCCTGGTGCGCGAGGGTCTCATGAGCCGGAGCCCGCGCGGCCGGGTCGCGACGTCGCTCGCGTGGGATCACCTGGGGCTGCACGCGCCCGACCGCCCCATCGAGGGCACCGGCGGCTCGCGGCTCTTCGACTGA
- the ruvC gene encoding crossover junction endodeoxyribonuclease RuvC, whose amino-acid sequence MRVLGVDPGLTRCGLGVVDAQAARRIALVDVAVARSHPDDAVPRRLHQIADAVETMLDTHRPEAVALERVFAQHNVSTVMGVAQVSGLVMVAAERRGLPVAMYTPSEVKAAVTGDGRAGKQQVGTMVTRLLGLEEMPKPADAADALAIAIAHAWRGGAAPAASRATTDAQRRWAEAERAARRRG is encoded by the coding sequence ATGCGGGTCCTCGGCGTCGACCCTGGCCTCACCCGCTGCGGGCTCGGCGTCGTGGACGCGCAGGCGGCGCGGCGCATCGCGCTCGTTGACGTCGCCGTCGCGAGGTCTCACCCGGACGATGCGGTGCCACGTCGGCTCCACCAGATCGCCGACGCGGTCGAGACCATGCTGGATACGCATCGTCCCGAGGCCGTGGCCCTCGAGCGGGTCTTCGCGCAGCACAACGTGTCCACGGTCATGGGAGTCGCACAGGTCTCCGGCCTGGTGATGGTCGCCGCGGAGCGTCGCGGACTTCCCGTCGCGATGTACACGCCGTCCGAGGTCAAGGCCGCGGTCACCGGCGACGGTCGCGCGGGCAAGCAGCAGGTCGGCACCATGGTCACGCGGCTGCTCGGGCTCGAGGAGATGCCCAAGCCCGCGGACGCCGCCGACGCCCTCGCGATCGCGATCGCGCACGCGTGGCGAGGCGGCGCTGCTCCCGCCGCGTCGCGGGCCACCACGGACGCGCAGCGGCGCTGGGCGGAGGCCGAGCGGGCGGCGCGTCGACGCGGATAG
- a CDS encoding glycosyltransferase family 4 protein, which produces MRIGIVCPYSLDRPGGVQLHVMDLAQALLARGHFVSVLAPSAPNTPVPGYVTSTGRSIPVPYNGSTARLSFGLLTASRVRKWLREGEFDVVHLHEPGAPSISVIAMWARLGPTVATFHTSNDDSALMRIGKPFIKPGYQELDARIAVSPSAARTVQQHLGVEATHIIPNGVDTSTYVSAVPREQWKGTPTEPTIGILGRMDEPRKGLDTFLGSIAHVRREVPGARFLVAGRYSERIAERIRRAGATAIGPLDAKDKERFMSSVDVYVAPNTGGESFGIVLVEAMAAGAAVIASDLTAFQDVGTAGDGELAVRLFPVGDQAYLAGEVVSLIRDGNARRRLARRGQALAGTFDWLQVVPRVEETYLDAIRLDAELSPQPAKEEDRA; this is translated from the coding sequence ATGCGCATCGGCATCGTCTGCCCGTACTCGCTCGATCGCCCTGGCGGCGTCCAGCTCCATGTGATGGACCTGGCCCAGGCGCTCCTCGCGCGCGGGCACTTCGTCTCGGTCCTGGCGCCCTCGGCGCCCAACACGCCCGTCCCCGGGTATGTCACGAGCACGGGCCGCTCGATCCCCGTGCCGTACAACGGCTCGACCGCGCGCCTGTCCTTCGGGCTGCTCACCGCGTCGCGCGTGCGCAAGTGGCTGCGCGAGGGCGAGTTCGACGTGGTCCACCTGCACGAGCCCGGTGCGCCGTCGATCTCCGTGATCGCGATGTGGGCGCGGCTGGGACCCACGGTCGCCACGTTCCACACGTCCAATGACGACTCGGCGCTCATGCGGATCGGCAAGCCGTTCATCAAGCCGGGCTATCAGGAACTCGACGCGCGCATCGCCGTATCGCCGTCCGCAGCGCGCACGGTGCAGCAGCATCTCGGCGTGGAGGCCACGCACATCATCCCCAACGGCGTGGACACCAGCACGTACGTCTCGGCGGTGCCGCGCGAGCAGTGGAAGGGCACGCCGACCGAGCCGACCATCGGCATCCTCGGCCGCATGGACGAGCCGCGCAAGGGCCTCGACACGTTCCTGGGCTCGATCGCGCATGTGCGTCGCGAGGTGCCGGGAGCCCGGTTCCTGGTCGCGGGCAGGTACTCGGAGCGCATCGCGGAGCGCATCCGCCGTGCGGGCGCGACCGCGATCGGGCCGCTCGACGCCAAGGACAAGGAGCGCTTCATGTCCTCGGTCGACGTCTACGTCGCGCCGAACACCGGGGGAGAGAGCTTCGGCATCGTCCTCGTGGAGGCCATGGCGGCGGGCGCCGCGGTCATCGCGAGCGACCTGACCGCGTTCCAGGACGTCGGCACCGCGGGCGACGGCGAGCTCGCCGTGCGGCTGTTCCCGGTCGGCGATCAGGCCTACCTCGCGGGAGAGGTGGTCTCCCTCATCCGCGACGGCAACGCCCGCAGGAGGCTCGCGCGCAGGGGCCAGGCGCTCGCTGGCACCTTCGACTGGCTCCAGGTCGTGCCGAGGGTCGAGGAGACCTACCTCGACGCCATTAGACTTGACGCCGAACTTAGTCCCCAGCCGGCGAAGGAAGAAGACAGAGCATGA
- the secD gene encoding protein translocase subunit SecD: MSTAAKAARRALMWLGIILVVGYGALAAGVLTGATTLAPGLALDLAGGRQLTLQATTTDGSEVTQEDLEQAVEIIRKRVDASGTSEAEITTQGSNVIVVSLPGNPSDETIDLVRQSAQLQFRPVLNYQYSSWITASASASASASASASASATSDPTPSGSASAASNVVVGEASDEATPAASATAADPTASASASPSASASASTSTETSSTDAAAGTASDLAWLTDELQAEADALDCSDEANLGGADLGDPDAGHVACSEDGYYVYLMGPVELTGSDVASATSGPSYNSTGALTGEYEVVLNFTDEGTDIFDDITQRLIQLEEPQDQFAIMLDGVVISAPAVQVRISGGTASITGDFTQAEAQQLAAQLQFGALPLTLELQSNDNIPATLGQDQLEAGLIAGLIGLILVVIYSVFQYRALGLVTVGSLFLAGVMTFMAVDLLYWMIGYRLSLAGVAGLIVAIGVTADSFIVYFERVKDELREGKSLPAAIERGWKRAKRTILASDAINLLAAVVLYLLAVGSVSGFAFTLGLTTVIDIIIVFLFTHPVLVLLSRTKFFGGGHAWSGLDPRQLGRDSFYKGRGRTRSTETKTLAERKAEAANGADADAAAEAAKGGEN; encoded by the coding sequence GTGTCAACTGCAGCGAAGGCCGCGCGTCGCGCGCTCATGTGGCTGGGCATCATCCTCGTCGTGGGCTATGGAGCCCTCGCGGCGGGCGTGCTGACCGGTGCCACGACCCTTGCCCCAGGGCTTGCCCTCGACCTTGCCGGAGGACGCCAGCTCACGCTGCAGGCGACCACCACCGACGGCTCCGAGGTCACTCAGGAGGACCTCGAGCAGGCGGTCGAGATCATCCGCAAGCGCGTCGACGCCTCGGGCACGTCCGAAGCGGAGATCACGACGCAGGGATCGAACGTCATCGTCGTCTCCCTGCCGGGCAACCCCTCTGACGAGACCATCGACCTGGTCCGCCAGAGCGCGCAGCTGCAGTTCCGCCCGGTCCTCAACTACCAGTACTCGTCGTGGATCACCGCCTCCGCCTCGGCGAGCGCCTCGGCCTCCGCGAGCGCCTCCGCCTCGGCGACCTCCGACCCTACGCCTTCCGGCTCGGCCTCGGCCGCGAGCAACGTCGTCGTGGGTGAGGCCAGCGACGAGGCCACTCCCGCGGCCTCCGCCACAGCGGCCGACCCCACGGCGAGCGCCTCCGCGTCGCCGTCCGCCTCGGCGAGTGCGAGCACGAGCACTGAGACCAGCTCGACCGACGCCGCGGCGGGCACCGCCTCCGACCTCGCGTGGCTCACCGACGAGCTGCAGGCCGAGGCCGATGCGCTCGACTGCTCCGACGAGGCCAACCTCGGTGGCGCAGACCTCGGCGACCCCGACGCCGGCCACGTGGCGTGCTCCGAGGACGGCTACTACGTCTACCTGATGGGTCCCGTCGAGCTCACCGGTTCCGACGTCGCGAGCGCCACCTCCGGCCCGTCCTACAACTCGACCGGCGCGCTCACCGGCGAGTACGAGGTCGTCCTCAACTTCACCGACGAGGGCACCGACATCTTCGACGACATCACGCAGCGCCTCATCCAGCTCGAGGAGCCGCAGGACCAGTTCGCGATCATGCTCGACGGCGTCGTGATCTCGGCGCCCGCCGTGCAGGTCCGCATCTCCGGCGGCACCGCGTCGATCACGGGTGACTTCACCCAGGCCGAGGCGCAGCAGCTCGCCGCGCAGCTCCAGTTCGGTGCGCTGCCGCTCACGCTCGAGCTCCAGTCCAACGACAACATCCCCGCGACGCTCGGTCAGGACCAGCTCGAGGCCGGCCTCATCGCGGGTCTCATCGGCCTGATCCTCGTCGTCATCTACTCGGTGTTCCAGTACCGCGCGCTCGGTCTCGTGACCGTGGGCTCGCTGTTCCTCGCCGGCGTCATGACGTTCATGGCGGTCGACCTCCTCTACTGGATGATCGGCTACCGCCTGTCGCTCGCGGGTGTCGCAGGCCTCATCGTCGCGATCGGTGTGACCGCCGACTCGTTCATCGTGTACTTCGAGCGCGTCAAGGACGAGCTGCGCGAGGGCAAGTCCCTCCCCGCGGCGATCGAGCGCGGCTGGAAGCGCGCGAAGCGCACGATCCTCGCGTCCGACGCGATCAACCTTCTCGCGGCAGTGGTCCTGTACCTGCTCGCGGTCGGCTCGGTCAGCGGCTTCGCGTTCACGCTCGGTCTCACGACCGTGATCGACATCATCATCGTCTTCCTGTTCACCCATCCGGTGCTCGTGCTGCTGTCGCGCACCAAGTTCTTCGGTGGGGGCCACGCCTGGTCGGGACTGGACCCGCGCCAGCTGGGCAGGGACTCGTTCTACAAGGGCCGCGGTCGCACTCGCTCGACCGAGACCAAGACGCTCGCGGAGCGCAAGGCCGAGGCCGCGAACGGAGCCGACGCGGACGCTGCCGCCGAGGCAGCGAAGGGCGGAGAGAACTGA
- the pdxT gene encoding pyridoxal 5'-phosphate synthase glutaminase subunit PdxT: MTTIGVLALQGDVREHLHALERVGVEAVGVRRLAELEAVDGLVIPGGESTTIDKLLRIFDLYEPLKASLADGLPVLGTCAGMIMLASDIIGGIEGQQTLGAIPMTVRRNAFGRQVDSSEVELTWRPDGSTMHATFIRAPWVESFSDDVEVLAVDEAHGDRTVAVRHGNAIATSFHPEVVAPGTTPDDRVHALLVDIVQGR; this comes from the coding sequence GTGACGACGATCGGGGTCCTGGCGCTGCAGGGCGACGTGCGTGAGCACCTGCATGCGCTCGAGCGCGTCGGCGTGGAGGCCGTGGGCGTCCGCAGGCTCGCGGAGCTCGAGGCGGTCGACGGGCTCGTCATCCCCGGCGGCGAGTCGACGACGATCGACAAGCTCCTGCGCATCTTCGACCTCTACGAGCCGCTCAAGGCGAGTCTCGCCGACGGACTACCGGTGCTGGGCACGTGCGCGGGCATGATCATGCTCGCGTCCGACATCATCGGCGGGATCGAGGGCCAGCAGACGCTCGGTGCGATCCCCATGACCGTGCGCCGAAACGCGTTCGGCCGTCAGGTCGACTCGTCCGAGGTCGAGCTCACGTGGCGGCCCGACGGCTCGACCATGCACGCGACGTTCATCCGCGCGCCGTGGGTCGAGTCGTTCTCCGACGACGTCGAGGTGCTCGCGGTGGACGAGGCGCATGGCGACCGCACCGTGGCGGTGCGCCACGGCAACGCGATCGCGACGAGCTTCCACCCCGAAGTCGTCGCGCCAGGCACGACGCCCGACGACCGCGTGCACGCGCTGCTGGTCGACATCGTGCAGGGACGATGA
- a CDS encoding phosphatidylinositol mannoside acyltransferase — MNAFLLAWRASRWLPVNIVRFLAWALAMVGWATHANAARRLEDNLARVTGADGRTLRRMSRRGMASVARYYAEVLEMSRLDGDTVDARVRCEASDEVLAIFGGEDAAIAALGHCGNWDLVGAYACRNLMRVTAVAEVLKPREVFEEFVELRARHGMTILGHEGSTTFRSLIRIARSETTLVCLVADRDLSGSGIEVSMWGRTVKVAPGPAALAAATGRPILPVHVRYERLHGARRRAARSRWGTVLSFGPVIDPARFEGERRVEHMTQEWATSLAEAVAAHPEDWHMLQRFGWAGES, encoded by the coding sequence ATGAACGCCTTCCTTCTCGCCTGGCGCGCCTCGCGCTGGCTCCCCGTGAACATCGTCCGGTTCCTCGCCTGGGCCCTCGCCATGGTCGGCTGGGCCACCCACGCCAACGCAGCGCGCCGGCTCGAGGACAACCTTGCGCGCGTGACAGGGGCGGACGGACGGACGCTTCGGCGCATGTCCCGCCGAGGCATGGCCTCTGTCGCCCGCTACTACGCGGAGGTGCTCGAGATGAGCCGCCTCGACGGCGACACGGTCGACGCCCGCGTGCGGTGCGAGGCGTCGGACGAGGTGCTCGCGATCTTCGGCGGCGAGGACGCCGCGATCGCCGCGCTCGGGCACTGCGGCAACTGGGATCTGGTGGGCGCCTACGCGTGCCGGAATCTGATGCGCGTCACGGCCGTCGCCGAGGTTCTCAAGCCGCGCGAGGTCTTCGAGGAGTTCGTCGAGCTGCGCGCGAGGCACGGCATGACCATCCTGGGGCACGAGGGGAGCACGACCTTCCGGTCGCTCATCCGCATCGCGCGCTCGGAGACCACCCTCGTGTGCCTCGTCGCCGATCGCGACCTGTCCGGCTCGGGCATCGAGGTGTCGATGTGGGGGAGGACCGTCAAGGTCGCGCCGGGGCCCGCGGCGCTCGCCGCCGCCACCGGCCGCCCCATCCTCCCCGTGCACGTGCGATACGAGCGGCTTCACGGCGCGCGCCGCCGGGCAGCGCGGTCGCGCTGGGGTACGGTGCTCTCGTTCGGGCCGGTGATCGATCCTGCCCGGTTCGAGGGAGAGCGACGCGTGGAGCACATGACTCAGGAGTGGGCCACGTCGCTCGCCGAGGCGGTCGCCGCCCATCCGGAGGACTGGCACATGCTGCAGCGCTTCGGCTGGGCGGGGGAGTCGTGA
- a CDS encoding NUDIX hydrolase, translating into MAPEPAARVTREGARVLVVSRDRRMLVLRAHDPHQPSRSWWFTPGGGIEPGETPLAAAVRELAEETGIVCGEHELVGPVWERTAFFDFMSRPYVQHELIYLLEVDSIDSHVEQRWTEAERDTIDEIAWLAEHELREAEIEVFPVRLRESWDEFLAWNGETVNLGEVDE; encoded by the coding sequence ATGGCGCCCGAGCCCGCCGCGCGCGTGACGCGCGAGGGGGCCCGGGTGCTGGTGGTCTCGCGGGACCGCCGGATGCTCGTGCTCCGGGCGCACGATCCGCATCAGCCATCGCGGTCGTGGTGGTTCACGCCGGGCGGCGGCATCGAGCCGGGGGAGACCCCGCTCGCCGCCGCGGTGCGTGAGCTCGCGGAGGAGACGGGCATCGTGTGCGGCGAGCATGAGCTCGTCGGGCCGGTGTGGGAGCGCACCGCGTTCTTCGACTTCATGAGCAGGCCGTACGTGCAGCATGAATTGATCTACCTCCTTGAGGTGGACTCGATCGACTCGCACGTCGAGCAGCGCTGGACCGAGGCCGAGAGGGACACGATCGACGAGATCGCGTGGCTCGCCGAGCACGAGCTGCGCGAGGCGGAGATCGAGGTGTTCCCCGTGCGACTGCGGGAGTCATGGGACGAGTTCCTCGCATGGAACGGTGAGACGGTGAACCTGGGAGAGGTGGACGAGTGA
- the pdxS gene encoding pyridoxal 5'-phosphate synthase lyase subunit PdxS, giving the protein MSEATTAPQVGTDLVKRGMADMLKGGVIMDVVTPEQAKIAEDAGAVAVMALERVPADIRAQGGVSRMSDPDMIQGIIDTVSIPVMAKARIGHFVEAQVLESLGVDYIDESEVLTPADYTHHIDKWNYTVPFVCGATNLGEALRRISEGAAMIRSKGEAGTGDVSNATTHMRKIRAEIKALTAMPEDELYVAAKELQAPLPLVQEIAKTGKLPVVLFTAGGIATPADAAMMMQLGAEGVFVGSGIFKSGDPAARAKAIVKATTFYDDPKVIADVSRGLGEAMVGINVEEEPEPHRLAERGW; this is encoded by the coding sequence ATGAGCGAAGCCACCACTGCCCCCCAGGTCGGAACCGACCTCGTCAAGCGCGGCATGGCCGACATGCTCAAGGGCGGCGTCATCATGGACGTCGTGACGCCCGAGCAGGCGAAGATCGCCGAGGACGCCGGCGCGGTGGCGGTCATGGCCCTCGAGCGCGTCCCCGCCGACATCCGCGCGCAGGGTGGCGTGTCCCGCATGAGCGACCCGGACATGATCCAGGGCATCATCGACACGGTCTCGATCCCCGTCATGGCGAAGGCCCGCATCGGCCACTTCGTCGAGGCGCAGGTGCTCGAGAGCCTCGGCGTCGACTACATCGACGAGTCCGAGGTGCTGACGCCCGCTGACTACACGCACCACATCGACAAGTGGAACTACACCGTGCCGTTCGTGTGCGGAGCGACGAACCTGGGCGAGGCGCTGCGCCGCATCTCCGAGGGCGCGGCGATGATCCGCTCGAAGGGCGAGGCCGGCACGGGCGACGTCTCGAACGCCACCACGCACATGCGCAAGATCCGCGCGGAGATCAAGGCCCTCACGGCGATGCCCGAGGACGAGCTGTACGTCGCGGCGAAGGAGCTCCAGGCCCCGCTGCCGCTCGTACAGGAGATCGCGAAGACCGGCAAGCTTCCCGTGGTCCTGTTCACCGCGGGCGGCATCGCCACCCCGGCGGATGCCGCGATGATGATGCAGCTCGGCGCCGAGGGCGTGTTCGTCGGCTCCGGCATCTTCAAGTCCGGCGACCCCGCGGCGCGCGCCAAGGCGATCGTCAAGGCGACGACGTTCTACGACGACCCCAAGGTCATCGCGGACGTCTCGCGCGGACTCGGCGAGGCCATGGTCGGCATCAACGTCGAGGAAGAGCCCGAGCCGCACCGCCTGGCCGAGCGCGGCTGGTGA
- the ruvA gene encoding Holliday junction branch migration protein RuvA, translating into MIAQLTGTVAHVGASTVVIDVAGVGYRVLSTPSALAELRTGQHTTLHTHLVVREDSMTLFGFSVASERDTFEALQNVQGVGPKMALAMLAVHSPDSLVAAVQAGDQKALTKVPGIGPKVAARLLLELGGRLVLPEDGAPASSVDASVQVVEALVGLGYQLKAAEKAVEAVAEGSVAESDVPDTLRAALKSLGGSRG; encoded by the coding sequence GTGATCGCGCAGCTCACGGGAACCGTGGCGCACGTCGGTGCGTCGACGGTCGTGATCGACGTCGCAGGCGTGGGGTACCGTGTGCTGTCGACGCCATCCGCGCTGGCGGAGCTCAGGACCGGGCAGCACACGACGCTCCACACGCACCTCGTGGTGCGCGAGGACTCCATGACGCTGTTCGGCTTCTCGGTCGCCTCGGAGCGCGACACGTTCGAGGCCCTGCAGAACGTCCAAGGCGTCGGGCCCAAGATGGCGCTGGCCATGCTCGCGGTGCATTCGCCTGACTCGCTCGTCGCGGCGGTGCAGGCGGGGGACCAGAAGGCGCTCACGAAGGTGCCTGGGATCGGCCCCAAGGTCGCCGCGCGCCTGCTGCTCGAGCTCGGCGGTCGCCTGGTCCTGCCCGAGGACGGCGCCCCCGCATCGTCCGTGGATGCGAGCGTGCAGGTCGTCGAGGCCCTCGTGGGACTCGGGTACCAGCTCAAGGCGGCCGAGAAGGCCGTGGAGGCCGTCGCGGAGGGATCCGTCGCCGAGTCGGACGTGCCGGATACCCTGAGGGCGGCGCTCAAGTCGTTGGGAGGATCGCGTGGCTGA
- a CDS encoding YebC/PmpR family DNA-binding transcriptional regulator gives MSGHSKWATTKHKKAVIDAKRGKLFAKLIKNIEVAARTGGGDPAGNPTLFDAIQKAKKSSVPNDNIDRAVKRGSGDEAGGAQYETIMYEGYGPNGVAMLIECLTDNRNRAAMEVRTALTRNNGTLADPGSVAYLFSRKGQVIVPMEGTTEDALMEATLEAGAEEIEDGGEVFEITSEATDVVAVRTALQDAGIDYDSAEAVWTPSMRVELDVDGAKKMLRLIDALEDCDDVQNVYANMDASDEVLEAAAAE, from the coding sequence GTGTCCGGTCACTCCAAATGGGCCACCACCAAGCACAAGAAGGCGGTCATCGACGCCAAGCGCGGCAAGCTGTTCGCCAAGCTGATCAAGAACATCGAGGTCGCGGCGCGCACCGGCGGCGGTGACCCGGCCGGCAACCCGACGCTGTTCGACGCGATCCAGAAGGCCAAGAAGTCCTCGGTCCCGAACGACAACATCGACCGCGCAGTGAAGCGCGGCTCCGGCGACGAGGCCGGTGGCGCGCAGTACGAGACCATCATGTACGAGGGCTACGGGCCGAACGGCGTCGCGATGCTGATCGAGTGCCTCACCGACAACCGCAACCGCGCCGCGATGGAGGTCCGCACCGCGCTGACCCGCAACAACGGCACGCTCGCCGACCCGGGCTCGGTCGCCTACCTCTTCTCCCGCAAGGGTCAGGTCATCGTCCCCATGGAGGGCACGACCGAGGACGCGCTCATGGAGGCGACGCTCGAGGCGGGCGCCGAGGAGATCGAGGACGGCGGCGAGGTCTTCGAGATCACGTCGGAGGCGACCGACGTCGTCGCCGTGCGCACCGCGCTCCAGGACGCCGGTATCGACTACGACTCGGCCGAGGCCGTGTGGACGCCCTCGATGAGGGTCGAGCTCGACGTCGACGGCGCCAAGAAGATGCTGCGCCTCATCGATGCCCTCGAGGACTGCGACGACGTCCAGAACGTCTACGCCAACATGGACGCCTCGGACGAGGTGCTCGAGGCGGCAGCGGCCGAGTAG